One window of Microbacterium sp. Root61 genomic DNA carries:
- a CDS encoding anthranilate synthase component I family protein, with protein sequence MPAPLAAVALPAWIDPARLFAGGPARHPHAFWLDAGPDAGDGWSWLGIGAPEADPDVVREVRSGVTADPESEWGRFRGGWVGWFGYEYAAARMQAPASVAESAVPQALWLRVDCFVAFDHAAQRAWAVAPLGQEDAFAAQVHGWAEAEPVAASAPRQTVATPRHEPGEYAGLVERCRDAIREGDAYQLCLTTRFSVPHEVDPLAVHTALRAATPAHHGGIVRSAGVALVSASPERFLEVEGGILRTRPIKGTRPRGTDAATDAALAAELLASPKERAENVMIVDLMRNDLSRVCADGTVAVDALLSVESYPAVHQLVSTVSGTLNADASVGDILDATFPAGSMTGAPKLSAMTILDGLEHAPRGVFAGCYGWIGADGALDLAMVIRSVVTHPGGAYVGAGGGITWGSEAWAEVAEVGIKARGPLAAMGAVLPSGW encoded by the coding sequence GTGCCCGCACCTTTGGCCGCTGTCGCCCTGCCCGCCTGGATCGATCCCGCGCGTCTGTTCGCGGGCGGTCCCGCGCGGCATCCGCACGCCTTCTGGCTGGATGCCGGACCAGACGCCGGCGACGGGTGGAGCTGGCTCGGCATCGGCGCGCCCGAGGCCGATCCCGATGTGGTGCGGGAGGTCCGTAGCGGTGTCACGGCGGACCCGGAATCCGAGTGGGGACGTTTCCGCGGCGGCTGGGTGGGCTGGTTCGGCTACGAATATGCCGCCGCGCGCATGCAGGCTCCGGCATCCGTCGCCGAGTCCGCGGTGCCGCAGGCGCTGTGGCTGCGCGTCGACTGCTTCGTCGCGTTCGACCACGCCGCGCAGCGCGCGTGGGCCGTCGCGCCGCTCGGGCAAGAGGACGCCTTCGCCGCGCAGGTGCACGGGTGGGCCGAAGCCGAGCCCGTCGCTGCGTCGGCCCCCCGGCAGACCGTCGCGACCCCACGGCACGAGCCGGGGGAGTACGCCGGACTGGTCGAGCGCTGCCGCGACGCGATCCGCGAAGGCGACGCCTACCAGCTGTGTCTGACGACCCGGTTCTCGGTGCCGCACGAGGTGGACCCGCTCGCCGTGCACACGGCGCTGCGCGCCGCCACTCCCGCCCACCACGGCGGGATCGTCCGAAGCGCGGGCGTGGCGCTGGTCAGTGCCAGCCCGGAGCGCTTCCTCGAGGTCGAGGGCGGCATCCTGCGCACCCGCCCGATCAAGGGGACGCGTCCACGCGGGACGGATGCCGCCACCGACGCCGCCCTCGCCGCCGAGCTGCTCGCAAGTCCGAAGGAGCGCGCCGAGAACGTCATGATCGTCGATCTGATGCGCAACGACCTCTCCCGCGTGTGTGCGGACGGAACCGTCGCGGTCGATGCGCTGCTCAGCGTCGAGTCGTACCCGGCGGTGCATCAGCTCGTCAGCACGGTCTCGGGCACGCTCAATGCGGACGCCTCGGTCGGCGACATCCTGGACGCCACCTTCCCCGCCGGGAGCATGACCGGCGCCCCCAAACTGTCGGCGATGACGATCCTGGACGGCCTCGAGCACGCGCCGCGCGGCGTGTTCGCGGGCTGCTACGGCTGGATCGGCGCCGACGGCGCGCTGGACCTCGCCATGGTGATCCGCTCCGTCGTGACGCACCCCGGCGGGGCCTATGTCGGCGCCGGCGGAGGCATCACGTGGGGGTCCGAGGCCTGGGCCGAAGTCGCCGAAGTGGGCATCAAGGCGCGGGGTCCGCTGGCCGCGATGGGGGCCGTGCTGCCGTCGGGATGGTGA
- the leuS gene encoding leucine--tRNA ligase, producing MSQISSPPTASGPETGGYDVHAVQEKWQRLWTESDPFRAGGEEDTRPRKYVLGMFPYPSGDMHMGHAENYAYVDTVARFWRHRGYNVLNPIGWDSFGLPAENAAIQRGADPREWTYSNIAQQKASLKQFGTSYDWSRVLHTSDPDYYRWNQWLFQKLYERGLAYRKDSPVNWCPHDQTVLANEQVVDGRCERCGTEVVKKKLTQWYFRITDYADRLLDDLNQLEGFWPQKVIRMQRNWIGRSIGADIDFEIEGRAEKVPVFSTRPDTLHGATFFVVAPDSDLAAELAAGASSAVRVQFQDYLERVQKTTDIDRQSSDRPKTGVFLEQYAINPINGARLPIWAADYVLADYGHGAVMAVPAHDQRDLDFARAFDLPVKIVVDTTAPITGAIPVIELDEHGAPTDAAMDAASLDSIDPAVTGIALVGEGRMINSATLDGLSIRNATARAIEELEAAGTGRASKNFRLRDWLISRQRFWGTPIPMIHTEDGRIVPVPDEQLPLMLPDAQGLDLKPKGTSPLGGAAEWMATVDPETGEPALRDPDTMDTFVDSSWYFLRFLAPGDATEAFSPRMADRWAPVDSYIGGVEHAILHLLYARFITKVLYDMGLIDFSEPFSSLINQGMVLLDGSKMSKSKGNLVEFASSMVDPGADAVRVAIAFAGPVEDDINWEDVSTTGAQKFLARAMRIAQDVTSAPDVVWAEGDTALRRVTHRLLADAPGLVEHTKFNVVIARLMELVNATRKTIDSGAGAADPAVREAAEVTAMVLDLFAPHTAEEMWEILGYEPFVGLVTWRQADPTLLVDETVTTVVQIDGKVRATLTVPARIGADELEKLARTDERIVRSLDGREIVRAIVRAPKVVSFSTK from the coding sequence TTGTCGCAGATCTCCTCGCCGCCCACCGCCTCCGGTCCCGAGACCGGCGGTTACGACGTCCACGCGGTCCAGGAGAAGTGGCAGCGACTTTGGACGGAGAGCGACCCGTTCCGCGCCGGCGGCGAGGAGGACACGCGCCCGCGCAAGTACGTGCTGGGCATGTTCCCGTACCCTTCCGGCGATATGCACATGGGCCACGCCGAGAACTACGCGTACGTCGACACGGTGGCCCGGTTCTGGCGGCACCGCGGCTACAACGTGCTCAACCCGATCGGCTGGGACTCGTTCGGTCTGCCTGCCGAGAACGCGGCCATCCAGCGCGGCGCCGATCCCCGCGAGTGGACCTACAGCAACATCGCGCAGCAGAAGGCGAGCCTGAAGCAGTTCGGCACGTCCTATGACTGGAGCCGGGTGCTGCACACCAGCGACCCCGACTACTACCGCTGGAACCAGTGGCTGTTCCAGAAGCTCTACGAGCGTGGACTGGCGTACCGCAAGGACAGCCCGGTCAACTGGTGCCCGCACGACCAGACCGTCCTGGCCAACGAACAGGTCGTCGACGGCCGGTGCGAGCGCTGCGGCACCGAGGTCGTCAAGAAGAAGCTGACGCAGTGGTACTTCCGCATCACCGACTACGCCGACCGCCTGCTGGATGACCTGAACCAGCTCGAGGGCTTCTGGCCGCAGAAGGTCATCCGGATGCAGCGCAACTGGATCGGCCGCTCCATCGGTGCCGACATCGACTTCGAGATCGAGGGCCGCGCCGAGAAGGTTCCGGTGTTCTCCACGCGTCCCGACACGCTGCACGGCGCGACGTTCTTCGTCGTGGCGCCCGACAGCGACCTGGCCGCCGAGCTCGCGGCCGGCGCATCCTCCGCCGTGCGCGTGCAGTTCCAGGACTACCTGGAGCGGGTGCAGAAGACGACCGACATCGACCGCCAGAGCAGCGATCGCCCCAAGACGGGCGTCTTCCTCGAGCAGTACGCGATCAACCCGATCAACGGTGCGCGTCTGCCCATCTGGGCCGCGGACTACGTCCTGGCCGACTACGGGCACGGTGCCGTCATGGCCGTCCCCGCGCACGACCAGCGCGACCTCGACTTCGCCCGCGCCTTCGACCTGCCCGTGAAGATCGTCGTGGACACCACGGCCCCTATCACCGGTGCGATCCCGGTGATCGAGCTCGACGAGCACGGCGCGCCGACGGATGCAGCGATGGATGCCGCCTCCCTCGACAGCATCGACCCCGCGGTCACCGGCATCGCGCTGGTGGGCGAGGGCCGCATGATCAACTCCGCCACCCTGGACGGGCTGTCCATCCGCAACGCGACCGCGCGCGCCATCGAGGAGCTCGAGGCGGCCGGTACCGGACGGGCCTCCAAGAACTTCCGCCTGCGCGACTGGCTGATCTCGCGTCAGCGGTTCTGGGGCACCCCGATCCCGATGATCCACACCGAGGACGGCCGCATCGTCCCCGTCCCGGACGAGCAGCTGCCGCTGATGCTGCCGGATGCCCAGGGCCTCGACCTGAAGCCGAAGGGCACGTCGCCCCTGGGCGGCGCCGCCGAATGGATGGCGACCGTCGACCCCGAGACCGGCGAACCCGCATTGCGCGACCCCGACACCATGGACACGTTCGTGGACAGCTCGTGGTACTTCCTGCGGTTCCTCGCCCCGGGCGACGCCACCGAGGCGTTCTCGCCGCGGATGGCGGACCGCTGGGCCCCCGTCGACTCGTACATCGGCGGTGTCGAGCACGCGATCCTGCACCTGCTGTACGCACGATTCATCACGAAGGTCCTCTACGACATGGGCCTCATCGACTTCAGCGAGCCGTTCTCCAGCCTGATCAACCAGGGCATGGTGCTGCTGGACGGCTCGAAGATGTCCAAGAGCAAGGGCAACCTCGTCGAGTTCGCCTCGAGCATGGTGGATCCGGGCGCCGATGCCGTGCGCGTCGCGATCGCCTTCGCCGGGCCGGTCGAGGACGACATCAACTGGGAGGACGTCTCAACGACCGGCGCCCAGAAGTTCCTGGCTCGCGCCATGCGCATCGCGCAGGACGTGACCAGCGCTCCGGATGTCGTCTGGGCGGAGGGCGACACCGCGCTGCGGCGCGTCACGCATCGCCTGCTCGCGGACGCTCCCGGACTGGTCGAGCACACGAAGTTCAACGTCGTCATCGCACGACTGATGGAGCTCGTCAACGCCACCCGCAAGACGATCGACTCCGGCGCCGGTGCGGCCGATCCTGCCGTCCGTGAGGCCGCCGAGGTCACCGCGATGGTGCTGGACCTGTTCGCTCCGCACACGGCCGAAGAGATGTGGGAGATCCTCGGCTACGAGCCGTTCGTCGGCCTCGTGACCTGGCGTCAGGCCGACCCGACGCTCCTGGTCGATGAGACGGTCACCACCGTCGTGCAGATCGACGGAAAGGTGCGTGCGACACTCACGGTTCCCGCGCGCATCGGCGCCGACGAGCTGGAGAAGCTCGCCCGGACCGACGAGCGGATCGTGCGCTCGCTGGACGGCCGCGAGATCGTCCGCGCCATCGTCCGCGCGCCGAAGGTCGTCAGCTTCAGCACGAAGTAG
- a CDS encoding DUF2510 domain-containing protein, whose protein sequence is MGNAEAGWYDDGRGLQRWWDGAKWTEHYADMSGSRVELHADAPVATRADSAAVASTIAVMPGWYDDKRGRIRWWDGHHWSSKTQFSPTAHSFAGITVDGGWIHYLDASQPTADVIATYETAGAILERSTFTRATAGGLVLGPPGMNTGALFKKKVDRREFYLAIDGADQYWIVAVPPALGTQARQFVAWVNTVSRQHFSGR, encoded by the coding sequence ATGGGCAACGCGGAAGCAGGCTGGTACGACGACGGCAGGGGGCTGCAGAGGTGGTGGGACGGCGCGAAGTGGACCGAGCACTACGCCGACATGAGCGGCAGCAGAGTCGAACTGCATGCGGATGCTCCTGTTGCGACCCGTGCCGACTCGGCAGCTGTCGCTTCGACCATTGCGGTGATGCCCGGGTGGTACGACGACAAGCGCGGTCGGATTCGCTGGTGGGACGGACATCACTGGTCTTCGAAGACCCAGTTCTCCCCGACGGCGCACTCCTTCGCAGGCATCACCGTCGACGGCGGATGGATCCACTATCTCGACGCGAGTCAACCCACTGCGGACGTCATCGCCACCTACGAGACGGCGGGCGCCATCCTGGAGCGATCCACCTTCACTCGGGCGACTGCCGGAGGTCTTGTACTCGGTCCGCCGGGAATGAACACCGGTGCGCTCTTCAAGAAGAAGGTCGACCGACGCGAGTTCTACCTCGCCATCGACGGGGCCGACCAGTATTGGATCGTGGCAGTCCCTCCAGCACTAGGCACGCAGGCCCGACAGTTCGTCGCCTGGGTGAACACCGTCTCGCGCCAGCACTTCAGCGGCAGATGA
- a CDS encoding ComEA family DNA-binding protein, protein MTLPDAPVSPARRLGVGAAVVVVVLALAVTVGIGILRGGAAPTESVAVDQTTADAAPADVVYVHVFGAVAAPGLYVLPDGARVVDVVAAAGGFAENADGDAVNLARPIGDGEQLYVPVVGESPPATAAAPAGDGRVNLNTADAAALDTLPRIGAAMAERIIQWRESNGRFTSVEDLLAVPGIGDKMLEALRDLVTV, encoded by the coding sequence GTGACCCTGCCCGACGCACCCGTCAGTCCCGCCCGGCGTCTCGGTGTCGGGGCTGCGGTCGTGGTGGTCGTGCTGGCTCTCGCAGTCACGGTCGGGATCGGCATCCTGCGCGGTGGGGCAGCGCCGACCGAATCGGTCGCGGTCGATCAGACGACGGCGGATGCAGCGCCCGCCGATGTCGTCTACGTGCACGTGTTCGGGGCCGTGGCGGCTCCGGGGCTGTACGTGCTGCCCGACGGTGCGCGGGTCGTGGATGTGGTGGCCGCCGCGGGCGGCTTCGCGGAGAACGCCGATGGTGACGCCGTCAACCTCGCGCGTCCGATCGGCGACGGCGAGCAGCTGTACGTTCCGGTCGTGGGGGAGTCGCCGCCAGCGACCGCTGCGGCGCCGGCCGGCGACGGGCGGGTCAACCTCAACACCGCCGACGCCGCGGCGCTGGACACGCTGCCGCGGATCGGCGCGGCGATGGCCGAGCGCATCATCCAGTGGCGCGAGAGCAACGGCCGCTTCACCAGCGTCGAGGACCTGCTGGCCGTGCCCGGTATCGGCGACAAGATGCTCGAGGCGTTACGCGACCTGGTGACGGTCTGA